GTCCGAGACCCCGGTCGACCGAGGCGTCCACCACGAAGGTGCCGAGTGCGTTCGCCGCTCCTGCGGCGAGCGTCGCGGCCACCCCGAGGACGACCAGGCCCGGCGTGGCCCGGCCGGCCCGGCGGTCCGGCCGCCGGTGCGGCGTACGTCCCTGCGCGGGCACTGCGGGCAGGGTGGCCAGCGCGGCGACGGCGGCGGCCACGAACGCCCACCGCCAGCCCACGGTGAGCGCGAGGCCGGGCACGGCCGCACCGGCCAGCAGGGTGGCGGCCGGGACGGCGGCCTGCTTGACGCCGAACGACAGACCCTGCCGCCGCGCCGGGACCTGGCGAGCCAGCAGCGCATTGCTTGCGAGTTGACCGAGCGCGTTGGCGGTGCCGGCCACTGCCAGTAGGCCGACAAGCACCGGGTAGGACCGGGCGAGGGCGGCCACGGCGAGCAGGGAGCCGGCCGCCACCAGGATGCCGGCGCGGGCCACCACGTCGCCACCCCAGCGCTCGACAAGCGCGCCGGAGGGTACCGAGGCGAGCGCGCCGACGCCGAAGTAGACCGCCACGACGACGCCGAGCCCGGCGGGGGAGAAGCCCAGTTCCTCGCGCATCTGGACGGCGAGCCCACCGACCAGGAAGACCGGCAGTACGCAGACGATGGTGACGGCGACGGCGACGCCGCTGGCGCGTACGGGGTGGGTGACGGGCGGTTCGGTGCGGATCGGGGCGGTGCGGGTCATGGTGAGGCCAACCTATGCCAGTCGCCGCTGGGCAACGGAAAGTGCGGCCGAAATCACCTCGCGTATGTGATGATCTTGGATGCTCCACCCGATCAGGCATTTCGCGATGGAGCACTTTTTCATATGGTGTAAGTCCCCGGTGGCGGAGGTGGTTGTGCGTGACCCCCTGGCGGAACCTTCGGACCTGATCCGGAGCGTCTCCCGCGCACTGCGAGTGCTCGAGTCGGTCGGTCGTGCCCCGCGCGGGCTGACCGTGAAGCAGATCGCCCGACGATGCGAGCTGACCGTGGCGACCACCTACCACCTCGTCCGCACCCTCGCGTACGAGGGCTACGTGATCCGCCGGGAGGACGGCACGTACATCGTGGGGCTGGAGGTCGCCGACCGCTACCGCGAGTTGGTCGCCGCGTTCCGCGGTTCGCCTGCGGTCGGGGAGAACCTGCGCCGGACCGCCCTGGAGACCGGTTGGAGTCACTACCTCGGCCGGTTCGTGGGCGGCCAGGTGGCGATCACCGCAGTGGCGGAGGGAAATCGCTCGCCGCACCTGGAGGAGCTCATCCCGGGCTTCGACGAGGGGGCGCACGCGACCGCGCTGGGCAAGGCGCTGCTCGCCACGCTCACCGCCGAGCAACGTCACCGCTACCTGCGTGAGTACGGCATGCGCCCGTTCACCAGCGCCACGCTCACCACTCCCGAGGCGTTCGAAGCCGATCTGGCCGCCGGGGAACGGCGCGGCATGCAGTTGGAGATGGGCCAGTACCGGCAGGGGGTGGCCTGTGCGGCGGTGCTGATCAGCCCGGACAAGGACATGGAGCGGCGCACGGTGCTGGCCTGCGCGCTGCCGGCCAGCGAGATGATGACCTCCGCCCGCGTGGTCCGGACGAAGCTGCTCGCTGCCGCCCGCACGCTCGCCGACTGCCTCGCCGCCGAAATCTGAACCCGAGGCTGGCTGCCGGGCCCCGATCCCCGAGGCTGGCTGCCGGGCCCCGATTCTCGACGCTGGGCTGCCCCGCCGGCCGGGTTGACCGCAACGGCCCTCTCCCTGGTGGGGAGAGGGCCGTCGGCCAGCGGCGGACGCCGGGCGGGGTCGTACCCGGTCCGCCGCCGAGCCGCCGGGTCAGCTGCCGATGGGGCCGCCGTCCAGCCGCCAGGTGACCACCACGCCCGGCTTGGCGTAATCGCCGTCGGGCCAGGTGGAGGCCGGGTTCTCGACCGTCGCACCGGTGATCTCGCCGGGGTGCTGCACGGCCACGAAGACCGAACGGTTGTCGCCGGTGATGAACGGCCCGCAGGTCTCCGCGCCGTACGGCACGGTCAGGAACTGCTTCAGGTGGCCCCGCTCGGGCCCCTCCAGTGCGGTGGCGAAGAGACCGTCGTTACTGCCCAGCGCGTTGCCGTCGGTGGAGATCCAGAGGTTGCCGGTGGCGTCGAAGGCCACGTTGTCCGGGCAGGAGATCGGCGAGACCTTGCTCTTGTCGTACCCGGCGAAGTAGGTCGACTCGTCGGCCGGGTCACCGCAGACGATCGGCAGCGACCAGGCGAAGGTCTCGGCGGTGTGGTCGCCCCGTTCCTCGACCAGTTCGAGGAGCTGCCCGTGCCGGTTGCCGGTACGCGGGTTGGCCTCGTCCGGCTTCGGGTTGCTGCCGACCCCCCGGTTGGTGTTGTTCGTCAACGCCACGTACACCTTGCCGGTGAGCAGGTTCGGCTCGACGTCCTCCGGCCGGTCCATCTTGGTCGCGCCGACCTTGTCCCCGGCGAACCGGGTGAAGGTGAGCACCTCGGCCGCGCTCATCCCGGGCACGAACGACCGGTTGCCGCTGACCAGCTTGATCCAGCGACCCCGGCCATTGAACGCACCGTCGCGTGGCAGCCGACCGGAACCGTCGATCTCGTCGGCGCTTGTCTGCTCCAGCTTGGCGACGTAGAGCGTGCCGGATTCGAGCAGGGTCAGGTTGTGCCGGCGGGCGACCGGGGAGTTGCCAGGCATGAACTTCTTGTCGGAGACGAACTTGTAGAGGTAGTCGAAGCGCTCGTCGTCGCCCAGGTACGCGACCACGTGCCCGCTGCGGGCCACGATGACGTTCGCGCCCTCGTGCTTGAACCGGCCCAGCGCGGTGTGCTTGCGCGGGCGGCTCTGCGGGGCGTGCGGATCGATTTCCACGATCCAGCCGTGCCGGTTCGCCTCGTTCGGGTGCTTCGCCAGGTCGAAGCGGTCGGCGGCGCGGTCCCACCGGCGGCTGCCGCTGGGGTAGCGGACGGTGGTGTTGATGCCGTAGCGGGCCAGCCGGGCCTTCTCCGCCTCGGGCACGGCGTCGCCGCCGACGAAGTACTGGTTGAAGTTCTCCTCGCCGGAGAGCACGGTGCCCCACGGCGTGACCCCACCGGCGCAGTTGTTGAGCGTGCCGATGACGGTACGGCCCTTCGGGTCGGCGGCCGTCTTCACGAAGGCCGAGCCGGCCGCCGGACCGGTCAGCTCGAACGGGCTGCTCA
This DNA window, taken from Micromonospora sp. FIMYZ51, encodes the following:
- a CDS encoding PhoX family phosphatase gives rise to the protein MSDRPRLLPLLATPRHGSRDAMTCLYRCGNACDHPVPNTSDNAYLGDLVNAEVSRRGVVRAGAVGALVLGLGGAAGAAAGAGAAVAAPNSPTPPAGAGNGSGGKGIGSGALTFKPIPPNTLDSLVVPNGYDHAVVIRWGDPVVPGAPRFDLRRQTAAAQAKQFGYNNDFVGVLPLDKGGKRALLVVNHEYTNEDLMFPGFTSQEALTVEQVRVAMAAHGMSVVEIERVADTGQWRPVTSGRRPYNRRVDALSSPFELTGPAAGSAFVKTAADPKGRTVIGTLNNCAGGVTPWGTVLSGEENFNQYFVGGDAVPEAEKARLARYGINTTVRYPSGSRRWDRAADRFDLAKHPNEANRHGWIVEIDPHAPQSRPRKHTALGRFKHEGANVIVARSGHVVAYLGDDERFDYLYKFVSDKKFMPGNSPVARRHNLTLLESGTLYVAKLEQTSADEIDGSGRLPRDGAFNGRGRWIKLVSGNRSFVPGMSAAEVLTFTRFAGDKVGATKMDRPEDVEPNLLTGKVYVALTNNTNRGVGSNPKPDEANPRTGNRHGQLLELVEERGDHTAETFAWSLPIVCGDPADESTYFAGYDKSKVSPISCPDNVAFDATGNLWISTDGNALGSNDGLFATALEGPERGHLKQFLTVPYGAETCGPFITGDNRSVFVAVQHPGEITGATVENPASTWPDGDYAKPGVVVTWRLDGGPIGS
- a CDS encoding MFS transporter, with the protein product MTRTAPIRTEPPVTHPVRASGVAVAVTIVCVLPVFLVGGLAVQMREELGFSPAGLGVVVAVYFGVGALASVPSGALVERWGGDVVARAGILVAAGSLLAVAALARSYPVLVGLLAVAGTANALGQLASNALLARQVPARRQGLSFGVKQAAVPAATLLAGAAVPGLALTVGWRWAFVAAAVAALATLPAVPAQGRTPHRRPDRRAGRATPGLVVLGVAATLAAGAANALGTFVVDASVDRGLGPALAGLTLTLGSAVCVAARVGVGWLADRRSGGQVSVIAGMLVVGAVGLGLLALAGPGALVVGVLLGFGLGWSWPGLMNFAVVRLHPQAPAAATSITQTGVYAGGCLGPLTLGPLAATTGYSAMWLTAAGAMLLAAALMLTATRLLPAPTRG
- a CDS encoding IclR family transcriptional regulator C-terminal domain-containing protein gives rise to the protein MRDPLAEPSDLIRSVSRALRVLESVGRAPRGLTVKQIARRCELTVATTYHLVRTLAYEGYVIRREDGTYIVGLEVADRYRELVAAFRGSPAVGENLRRTALETGWSHYLGRFVGGQVAITAVAEGNRSPHLEELIPGFDEGAHATALGKALLATLTAEQRHRYLREYGMRPFTSATLTTPEAFEADLAAGERRGMQLEMGQYRQGVACAAVLISPDKDMERRTVLACALPASEMMTSARVVRTKLLAAARTLADCLAAEI